In Salarias fasciatus chromosome 2, fSalaFa1.1, whole genome shotgun sequence, one genomic interval encodes:
- the rab33ba gene encoding RAB33B, member RAS oncogene family a: MSESGPPGEPSAPLPSSTLPPPRTRIFKIIVIGDSGVGKTCLTFRFCAGKFPDKTEATIGVDFRERLVDIDGETIKIQLWDTAGQERFRKSMVQHYYRNVHAVVFVYDVTNASSFRGLPAWIEECRQHALGSEVPRILVGNKCDLRDSVQVGTDVAQQFADSHSMPLFETSAKSPGGGGEDGRGSSDHVEAIFMTVAHKLKSQKPLVLSQPAETAAAGAVNLSRGREDGGGGARGWGCSSC; encoded by the exons ATGTCGGAGAGCGGCCCCCCCGGCGagccctccgcccccctccccagCTCCACCCTGCCCCCGCCGAGGACCCGCATCTTCAAGATCATCGTGATCGGCGACTCCGGGGTGGGAAAGACCTGCCTGACGTTCCGCTTCTGCGCAGGAAAGTTCCCCGACAAGACCGAGGCCACGATCGGAGTGGACTTCAGGGAGAGGCTGGTGGACATCGACGGAGAGACCATCAAG ATCCAGCTGTGGGACACGGCGGGCCAGGAGCGCTTCAGGAAGTCCATGGTGCAGCACTACTACCGGAACGTGCACGCCGTGGTGTTCGTGTACGACGTGACCAACGCGTCCAGCTTCCGCGGCCTCCCCGCCTGGATCGAGGAGTGCCGGCAGCACGCCCTCGGCTCCGAGGTGCCGCGCATCCTGGTGGGCAACAAGTGCGACCTCCGGGACTCGGTGCAGGTGGGCACGGACGTGGCGCAGCAGTTCGCCGACTCGCACTCCATGCCGCTGTTTGAGACGTCGGCCAAGAGCCCCGGCGGCGGGGGGGAGGACGGCCGCGGCAGCAGCGACCACGTGGAGGCCATCTTCATGACGGTGGCCCACAAGCTGAAGTCCCAGAAGCCCCTGGTGCTCAGCCAGCCGGccgagacggcggcggcgggcgccgTCAACCTGAGCAGGGGgcgggaggatggaggaggcggggccaggggctggggctgcagcagctgctga
- the LOC115401997 gene encoding uncharacterized protein LOC115401997 isoform X2, translating into MDRHRYFIFNQKGVLSLGIVQLACASICVICGFMDAAFRKNTPLSSTRTPVWGGLLMASPAVLSLFASQKKHSVLVSAMVAAAGLSCVAAVFTASYACLTLTYGEEDEEVFFHDHHPDVRFVLHRMVKGANATVLLCCGVGLLLSGLIAYTGCRSLPLCACYDSRTGLETLVPQSDPGDTEMVCTYRGGDERLFNSPPSTHRRSSQEEDGAPSRPPPYARMS; encoded by the exons ATGGACCGCCACCGGTACTTCATCTTCAACCAGAAGGGCGTGCTGAGCCTGGGCATCGTGCAGCTGGCCTGCGCCTCCATCTGCGTCATCTGCGGCTTCATGGACGCCGCTTTCCGGAAGAACACCCCGCTGAGCAGCACCAGGACGCCGGTGTGGGGGGGCCTG CTCATGGCCTCTCCGGCGGTTTTGAGCTTATTCGCCTCTCAGAAGAAACACTCGGTCCTG GTGAGCGCCATGGTGGCGGCGGCAGGCCTTTCCTGTGTGGCGGCCGTCTTCACCGCCTCCTACGCCTGTCTCACCCTCACCTAcggagaggaggacgaggaggttTTCTTCCACGACCACCACCCTGACGTG AGGTTTGTGCTCCACCGCATGGTGAAGGGGGCCAACGCCACCGTGCTGCTGTGCTGCGGCGTGGGCCTGCTGCTGTCCGGCCTCATCGCCTACACCGGCTGCCGCAGCCTGCCGCTCTGCGCCTGCTACGACTCCAGGACCGGACTG GAGACTCTGGTTCCTCAGAGTGACCCCGGGGACACGGAGATGGTGTGCACATATCGAG gaggagacgagCGGCTCTTCAActccccaccctccacccacaGACGGAGCTcccaggaggaggacggcgctcCGTCCAGACCGCCTCCCTACGCCCGCATGAGctga
- the LOC115401997 gene encoding uncharacterized protein LOC115401997 isoform X1: MDRHRYFIFNQKGVLSLGIVQLACASICVICGFMDAAFRKNTPLSSTRTPVWGGLLMASPAVLSLFASQKKHSVLVSAMVAAAGLSCVAAVFTASYACLTLTYGEEDEEVFFHDHHPDVRFVLHRMVKGANATVLLCCGVGLLLSGLIAYTGCRSLPLCACYDSRTGLETLVPQSDPGDTEMVCTYRAGGDERLFNSPPSTHRRSSQEEDGAPSRPPPYARMS, from the exons ATGGACCGCCACCGGTACTTCATCTTCAACCAGAAGGGCGTGCTGAGCCTGGGCATCGTGCAGCTGGCCTGCGCCTCCATCTGCGTCATCTGCGGCTTCATGGACGCCGCTTTCCGGAAGAACACCCCGCTGAGCAGCACCAGGACGCCGGTGTGGGGGGGCCTG CTCATGGCCTCTCCGGCGGTTTTGAGCTTATTCGCCTCTCAGAAGAAACACTCGGTCCTG GTGAGCGCCATGGTGGCGGCGGCAGGCCTTTCCTGTGTGGCGGCCGTCTTCACCGCCTCCTACGCCTGTCTCACCCTCACCTAcggagaggaggacgaggaggttTTCTTCCACGACCACCACCCTGACGTG AGGTTTGTGCTCCACCGCATGGTGAAGGGGGCCAACGCCACCGTGCTGCTGTGCTGCGGCGTGGGCCTGCTGCTGTCCGGCCTCATCGCCTACACCGGCTGCCGCAGCCTGCCGCTCTGCGCCTGCTACGACTCCAGGACCGGACTG GAGACTCTGGTTCCTCAGAGTGACCCCGGGGACACGGAGATGGTGTGCACATATCGAG caggaggagacgagCGGCTCTTCAActccccaccctccacccacaGACGGAGCTcccaggaggaggacggcgctcCGTCCAGACCGCCTCCCTACGCCCGCATGAGctga
- the setd7 gene encoding histone-lysine N-methyltransferase SETD7 produces the protein MDSDDENMEEAVEGPLDDDGQPHGFCTVTYSSSDRFEGHFVHGEKNGKGKFFFFDGSTLEGFYVDDALQGQGVYTYEDGAVLTGTYVEGELNGPAQEFDSEGRLTFKGQYRDNSRCGECWIYYPDGGCLFGKVNEDGEMSGDSVAYVYPDGRTALYGTFVDGELIEARLADLISNQSGRPHFQTAANSPVYSYDKSTSSCIATHALLPDPYESQRVLVADSVIRGAGQGLFAKTQADAGTVMAFYNGVRITHSEVDARDWALNGNTISLDEDTVIDVPPPFDQTDRYCASLGHKANHSFTPNCKYDPFLHPRFGPIKCIRTLHAVQKGEELTVAYGYDASGTDGPEAPDWYKRELEAFQHKG, from the exons ATGGACAGCGACgatgaaaacatggaggaggcgGTGGAAG gcccGCTGGATGACGACGGCCAGCCTCACGGTTTCTGCACCGTCACGTACTCGTCCAGCGATCGCTTCGAAGGACACTTTGTACACGGAGAGAAGAACGGAAAGGGcaagttcttcttctttgatggaAG CACTCTGGAGGGCTTCTACGTGGACGACGCCCTCCAGGGACAGGGCGTGTACACGTACGAGGACGGCGCCGTCCTCACCGGGACGTACGTGGAGGGCGAGCTGAACGGCCCGGCGCAGGAGTTCGACAGCGAGGGCCGTTTGACGTTCAAGGGCCAGTACCGGGACAACAGCCGCTGTGGGGAGTGCTGGATCTACTACCCG GACGGGGGCTGCCTGTTCGGGAAGGTGAACGAGGACGGGGAGATGAGCGGGGATTCTGTGGCGTACGTCTACCCGGACGGACGCACGGCGCTCTACGGGACGTTCGTGGATGGCGAGCTGATCGAGGCTCGACTGGCAGATCTGATCTCCAACCAGAGCGGGAGGCCGCACTTCCAAACCGCCGCCAACA GTCCCGTGTACTCGTACGATAAGTCCACGTCGAGCTGCATCGCCACCCACGCGCTGCTCCCGGACCCGTACGAGAGCCAGAG GGTGTTGGTGGCGGACTCCGTCATCAGAGGAGCGGGACAGGGCCTGTTCGCCAAAACGCAGGCCGACGCCGGCACCGTCATGGCGTTCTACAACGGAGTGCGCATCACACACTCAGAG GTGGACGCCAGAGACTGGGCTCTGAACGGGAACACCATCTCTCTGGACGAGGACACGGTGATCGACGTCCCCCCGCCGTTCGACCAGACGGACAGATACTGCGCCTCTCTGGGCCACAAGGCCAACCACTCCTTCACCCCCAACTGCAAATACGACCC CTTCCTCCACCCTCGGTTTGGACCCATCAAGTGCATCCGGACCCTCCACGCCGTGCAGAAAGGCGAGGAGCTCACGGTCGCCTATGGTTACGACGCATCGGGAACCGACGGCCCGGAGGCTCCGGACTGGTACAAGCGAGAGCTGGAAGCGTTCCAGCACAAAGGATGA
- the mgst2 gene encoding microsomal glutathione S-transferase 2, which translates to MADETGLLLAAVSLLSALQMGYLARRVGWSRMAHKILPPAVTGPPEFERAFRAHQNCVEFYPLFLVNLWTSGLFFHEPTAVAGGLLYMFARHLYFNGYVKAAKNRLPGFYLTLAVLFSLASLAVLGVTRGILHEYFHIRLFKF; encoded by the exons ATGGCAGACGAGACgggcctgctgctggctgccgTGTCTCTTCTGTCTGCTCTTCAGATGG GGTACCTGGCCCGGCGGGTGGGGTGGTCCCGGATGGCCCACAAGATTCTGCCTCCCGCCGTCACCGGACCGCCGGAGTTCGAACGGGCTTTCCGAGCGCA tcagaACTGTGTGGAGTTTTACCCACTCTTCCTGGTGAACTTGTGGACCTCTGGCCTCTTCTTTCACGAGCCAACTGCGGTCGCAGGAGGACTGCTATATATGTTCGCGCGGCACCTTTACTTCAACGGCTACGTCAAGGCCGCCAAGAACAG gttGCCTGGCTTCTATCTGACTCTGGCCGTCCTCTTCTCTCTGGCTTCTCTGGCTGTTCTGGGAGTAACGCGTGGAATCCTGCACGAGTACTTCCACATTCGTCTCTTCAAGTTTtaa
- the LOC115402433 gene encoding short coiled-coil protein B-like — MNSDDGDMENRAELEEKTRLINQVLELQHTLEDLSARVDAVKEENLKLKSENQVLGQYIENLMSASSVFQTTDTKSKRK; from the exons ATGAACTCAGACGATG GTGACATGGAGAACCgggctgagctggaggagaagaccAGGCTCATCAACCAGGTGCTGGAGCTTCAGCACACCTTagaag ACCTGTCGGCCCGGGTGGACGCCGTCAAGGAGGAGAACCTGAAGCTGAAGTCGGAGAACCAGGTCCTGGGTCAGTACATCGAGAACCTGATGTCGGCCTCCAGCGTGTTTCAGACCACCGACACCAAGAGCAAGAGAAAGTAA